The DNA segment GGCCACAGACCCCAATTCGCCATTAACCCAATACTGCCACCATAAACCTGATTCTGCATCGTTGGCTACACCCGCTATTGATATTACAAAGGCCCGGTCCCCGTACCAATCGACATCAACCGATGTAACGTTTTCAGTTGCATCGAGTACTGTCTGTTCTTCTACTTTAGGATATATCAGTTCTGTTCCATTTCCAAAGTCAATTGTTAGTGTTATTCCGGTGGCGGCTGGTATATGATTGGATATACTCCGGTGGGCTGTATTTGTAGGTGGGGTAACTATCATCATGAGCAAAGAGATGACAAGAAACGCCCGTTTCATGATAGCAATTCACCAAATTATAGGATATGTTGTCCTACAACGGTATTGACCAAAATATAAGACTTGCCATATTTCAGATTTGGAATCCAAAAATGGAATCCTTTAGAGGGAATTGTGAGTATCGGATTTACAATCAAGAACGAGCAAAACATACAACTGCTCCCTCTACTCTGAAAAACCAGCAACATACTTCTTGATATGAACAACTTTTCCCATTATTCGTATAGTAGAGCCGCTCTATTTGCAACAGAAGGGCTTTGATTGTCTGTTGTTATTAGATATGACAATGGATTCCAAGAGATTGAGATAATGCGAAGTGATTATCGACAACCTTTTTATCGTAGCTCACGTTCGATAGCAACGTAGTTGACGTTTGGTACTAACGTAGGTTTAAACAGGCCAGCCGTTCGTACGTCCGAAGAGGGAAGAAAATGCCTGTCGCCATGCTGTTGATTGATTGGGATAGCAAAATAGGAGCAGTTCTAAAGGCCAAGGTGCCGGAGGATTTTGCGGAATACTATCAAGAAGATCTTAATACTGAAGCCATGCGAATTTTCACATCTCACGCAATGGGAGAAGCTACAGCTGGATTCTCTACGCTGACAGTTCGTATTGGCGGAGAAGAATACAATGTCGCTTCCTATTATACGGGCATTGTTCGTGAGGAAGAACAATACTGTATCTCACTATTACTTGGGCCTTCGGAAGATCCAAAGATGTACGAGGCAGCAATCACTTCGGTAGTGTCTCCGCTGATGAATGCAGTCGTTTCCATGACTGATGCCGAACTGCAAGAAGAGATTGAGAATACCTATCGCCGGATTATTCGTCTTGCAGGAATGGCTGATGAGTCAAGGTTGGCTCGTCTCTTTGCTGATGAGGTTTCACGAGCAGTATTCCCCAAACTCTGGAAGGGCGGCATCTCAAAGGAAGACCTTGAAGAATGGCTCAAGATGGTAACAGGCCTCCCAAGTGTAAGTGTTGATTCTATCCTTGCTCCGTTTGAGGAGCTGGGTATAGCCAAAGTTGAATGGGTTGATGAGATTGGCAGAACCTGTGTTTTCATGATCAAAGATCTTGAAGTTTTCCGAGCGCCCCCTCTCTTGGCCATGGAAGCCGCTTCTGAAGTACTCGATCCCGAACTTGCGGCTGAATACAAAACTGAAGTGCTGGAGTTCTTGACCGAATGGCAAAAGACGCCGGAAGATACAGTGGCTATAGCAGAAATCCTGTCAGACCCCGACTGTTACGACGTGCTGAGCATACTGAGACAGCGACCGGTGAATATTCCGGAGCTTGAAGCAACTCTTGGCATTCCACCGAAGGAACTGCGCCAAGCCATTCAAACCTTGAAGAAATACCGCGTTGTCTCCGAGAAACGTCGCAAGGAACCGTCCGGAGAATATGACCGTTGGTTGTTCTTGCTCAATGACATCCGTGTACGGTTGTTCTTCCCGGAGTACTTCCTGCAGACTTTGGTACAGGAACTGGAGAAGGATCCAGAAGATACCCGGCAGATGGAACTTGTCGAACAGCATTTGCGGTTACTCAGGGACAACTTCCCACGCTAACCTTCCCTGTACCCCTTCCACCGACTAGTAAAGTTCTTATTGACCGATGTGAAACTGTTGCTGTCTGAGGTACGTGGCTTTCCCCGTACGAAGAAATCTGTTGCGAAACACGCACGGTCCCAAAATTTGCACAGGTTTTCTTGCATTGGTCCCCTTGCACAGTTGGGATATTACTCTCAGCTGCAACATACCACATGTATCTTAGAAAATGGTCGCTCCACGATGGAAAAGGCCTGCGGGTACGAGCTGACTGTTTTCCGGTCGCTTGTGCCCGGTTCTAATTATCCATTTCAAAATAGATGCGCCTATATTTCTCCTTATAGTTGAATCTCTTCTTGTAGAAGCTGATTGCTTGATCATTATCCGCCTCAACAAAGAGGTTTGATTTGGACATGCCTTGCTTCTTGGCTTCACGCAGAGCATTGGTAAGCAACATCGTTCCGTAGCCCCTGTGATGATACCCTTCAACAATTCCGATTCCAAAAACAAAAAAATTGCTAGGATTCGTTTTCCACCCGACACAATATCCAATGGGCTCGTTGTCTAGGTAGGCAATAATTCCAATGAAGCCAGGTTTCTTTTGGAACGTGGCTAGTGCATCTTCAGAGATTGGTTCGTAAGTGGGTGAATCTACAAATATCGAATCCTGCAAGTCCTTCCAGATGTCTAACTGGTTTTCTGATTTTATTTCGGTAATCTGTATCCGTGTATTTTCTTTGTCCTCAAACAAATCATCAGTAATTTCAGTTTCCATTCTGATTTTCGTATCCACTCGTTCGAATCCTTTTGACTTTGCCAAAGCTATGCTATCCGGCCGATAGCTGGGAACTACTGTTCTGATTTTTGTGTATTTTCGAGATTTTGCTTCTTTCAGTATTTCATCAAACAATCTGGAGCCGATGCCTTCATCTCTGCGACTAGGTCGTACATTGACCGAAACACCGATGGCGGATGCACCCATCTGATATATTCGAGCCATCCCATCGAGATGACCTTCAGGATTCCATGCAAGAACGAGATCTTTTTCTAGATTGAGAGATGCATACATCTCTTCGAAGAATGTTGCATCCTTAGGCTGGAAGTCTGGATTGTCATACCCTTCAACTGCATTGTAAAGATGTGCCATTTCTTCAGCGATTACATCTAGGGATTTATCCACAGGCCTTTGAATTGTCCATCCGTTAGTAACCATGATGATTACCTCTGCCTATAATTTTACATAGGTAATATTAGCACCACCAAATAGGTTTACGATGGACAACGAAGATTTAATTTGCCCCTCAGAATGATGATATTGATGTCATGCAAAAACAACTCTCTCAAGCGGTGATTAGGCTTGATTCATAACACCTATCTCGTAAAGAATCCGTCTGGCGAAATTATCGCCCATTCTAGCTATTGGCCAGTAGAAGTGAGAGAGGAACAGGTAGACGAATTCATTGAGACTCGAGAAGAGATTCGCGAACAGTCTGGGAGTGAGCTAACTCCAGAACTGCCACTTAGTATTGGTAATGACAAATTTATGGCTACTGAAATAGAATCAGATTTGCTTCTCATATTTGCAACTGATGAATCAGAAGACGAAAGCAATATTCGCGATCGCTTGAATGAAGCCAACAAGGTCCTTAGTGATAACTTGGAAAAAGGCATTGATTACATTATCGAGAACTACGAGGAACTGATTGAGGACGCAGTCACGACGCGACTCAAAATAGCCCTGGTGGGTGAAGGAGGTGTTGGGAAGACCACGACGCTCCATCTATTGTTGGGTGATTCACCTCCGCTTCAATATGTCCCAACAATTGCTCTCAATTTGGAAACGGTTGAGAATATTCGCTTCGGTAACTACAGCCTTGTTTTGTGGGACTTCGCAGGACAGGAGAGATTCAGAAAGCTATGGAAATTCTATTTCCACGGTGCTGATGTGATTTTCCTTGTTTGTGATTCCACGCTGCGAAATGTAATCATCAGTAAGGATATTCTGAAGATGATTCGTCGTGATGCGCCTAAGGTTCCTGTATTTGCTATAGCTAACAAGCAGGACAAACCCAAGGCGATGAAACCTGAAGTTGTTAAGAAAATACTCGGTATACCGACATATCCAATGGTTGCAATAGACAAAGCTAGACGTGAGGAAATGCTACGGCTTCTCATGAATGCAGCGGCCCAATACGTCGGTGTATCCGTGCCCGATTTACCACCCTCAGAAGTTCTTACCTTCGTGGATGCAGAACCCAGCGAAGTAATCAAAGAACAAGAAGAAGAGATTGCGAAGGAGGATGAAGATGAGGTTGAGGTTGTGGAGACGGTTCTTGTTGACGAGGACGGACGAATCATTGATGAGTCTGAGGGCGATTACGAAGTCATCGAAGAAGTCGTCGAGGTTGTAGAGGAGGAAAAACCAGCAGAAGAACCTGTCTCAGAAGCATTAGCGGAGTCCGAAGAACTTCTTGAAATGGACGATTCTGTGGCGGCAGATGAAATCCCCGGGGAAAAGGAAGATGTTCCCCTGCAGGATGAGCCTTCCAAAAAAGAGGAATCCATTGCATTCTCCCTCGAAACGAGGCAAGAAGTGGTTGATTCCGAAACTGGTCATGTTGATATAACATGGCAATCTACAGGTGAAATAGTTGAAGTTGAAAGAACTGGAGAGACATCGATTATCGAAAAAACCGAGTGGGACACCAGAACTGTGGATTACCACCAGAAGACAGAGAAAGAAGCTCTCGAGAACGGTCGTGAAATGGCAAAAGAGATTATCTCAGAAGCTCTAGATGCAGACGATCTTGTCGCTTCCGATTTAGAAAAGGCAAGCGGTGAGGAACTTGATGAAGCTCTAGAGGCCTTTTCCAGTGATGAAACGTTGCCTACCGAAGAAGAAGATGAAAAGACTACTGCTGAGATTGAAGAAAACACGAAAGAGGAACTTGAAAAGATACTGGGAGATATTGAATGCGTTGTCAGATCTCCTAAATGTGACAAGAAATCCGGGAACTCAACGGAACCCGATAAAGAAGCCATCCGCGAGATGGAGGAAATCTTGGGCGAGATGGATTCAAAAGAGAAATTACACCGTGATTTGAATTCTGTAAGGAAGCAGTCGGATACAGACGAGAATCGTAAATCTGTAGAAGAGTCGTAATCTCCAGCCTTTGGATTACTTGGGCGCAGTTCTTCTAATCAATTTTATTCAAAAATACATTTATGTGTATCTCGTAAGACTGATTTATGCAGCTCTCTGATTAAAGACAAGTGATTCCCTTGAAAGTTGAGGACGTCGAACCTGATAGCGGTATACCTGAATTGGCCGTACGTGTTGTATCTGTAGCACCGGCTCGAATCATTAGAACTCGGAGTGGAAGGAAGACACAATTGACGGAGGTACTCGTGGGTGACGAAACCGGAACTGCTGTTTTCACACTGTGGGGCTTTGGAGCGGGTTCTGACGTCAAAGCTGGGCAGGTTCTTCGAATTACAGACGGGTGGGCGAAGCAGTATAAGGGCAAGATTCAGCTCTCGCTGGGTAGGTCTGGAGAGTATGAAACTCTAGAAGGCGATGCAGGCTTGCCAGAGCTTTCTGAGATTCTGAATAATACCAAGAACAATGAGGATTGATTTCAAAACCAATCTGGAAATGAGCAAAATGACTCTATGCTATCTTTCAGGTCCAATTATCGACAAAGAAAATCGAAAAGACAATTTCTACCAGTTCATTGTCGATTCTCTACACAATGAAGGTATAGATGTCTTTGCTCCCCAGTTTCTTGGTCCTTCTGAACCTGTTGAGATATTTCAAAGGGACACCCGAAAAGTGCGGGAAGCTGATTTCATGATCGCTGAGGTTTCTAGTGCATCTCATGGAGTCGGTATGGAACTCATGTTGTCAATAGAACTTGGAAAGCCTTTGCTTCTATTCCGCCATGCCGAGGCCGCACGCCTATCATATATGGTGTCTGGTGCTAGTGGCACAGCTCTTTTCGACTATAGTGATTTGGATGATGTTGCTAGTGCTTTAGAGAGAATGAATCTGCACAATCTCATAATCAAACAATGCAGCTCGTGCAATTCTGAAGTTGCAAGCATGATGAACAATACGATTCACTGTGTCCAATGTGGTGCTGATTTGTCTGGGTAAGGTTGTGAGCGTTTGAAGGAAGAAGGTGATGTTGCACAAATTGTCCTTCTTCTAGTGCTATCCGTCTCCATGGTATCAAGTGCTAGTATCCTCATTAGATTCAGCACTTCTCCTCCTCTCGCTATTGTTTTCTGGCGAACACTATACGGCTCTATCCTCATGGCTGGGTTGGCTGCGCTGAAAGGCGAAACTACTCAATATCAGAGTCCTCACATGAAGAAAAACTGGAAATGGCTCATTCTCATCGGTATCGTGTTGAGCCTACATTTCTCAACTTGGTTTACATCATTGTTCCTTACTACCGTTGCCGCCAGTGTGGTTCTTGTCGACTCATCCCCGATTTTCACAGCTATCCTTTCCACCTCTGTTCTGGGA comes from the Candidatus Thorarchaeota archaeon genome and includes:
- a CDS encoding DUF4430 domain-containing protein, with translation MKRAFLVISLLMMIVTPPTNTAHRSISNHIPAATGITLTIDFGNGTELIYPKVEEQTVLDATENVTSVDVDWYGDRAFVISIAGVANDAESGLWWQYWVNGELGSVAANKYQLDNNDTVTWRRIPPTYSTPTQNNNDSSTLVALAILPVIGILVISIFHFRRS
- a CDS encoding GNAT family N-acetyltransferase encodes the protein MVTNGWTIQRPVDKSLDVIAEEMAHLYNAVEGYDNPDFQPKDATFFEEMYASLNLEKDLVLAWNPEGHLDGMARIYQMGASAIGVSVNVRPSRRDEGIGSRLFDEILKEAKSRKYTKIRTVVPSYRPDSIALAKSKGFERVDTKIRMETEITDDLFEDKENTRIQITEIKSENQLDIWKDLQDSIFVDSPTYEPISEDALATFQKKPGFIGIIAYLDNEPIGYCVGWKTNPSNFFVFGIGIVEGYHHRGYGTMLLTNALREAKKQGMSKSNLFVEADNDQAISFYKKRFNYKEKYRRIYFEMDN
- a CDS encoding GTP-binding protein, translated to MIHNTYLVKNPSGEIIAHSSYWPVEVREEQVDEFIETREEIREQSGSELTPELPLSIGNDKFMATEIESDLLLIFATDESEDESNIRDRLNEANKVLSDNLEKGIDYIIENYEELIEDAVTTRLKIALVGEGGVGKTTTLHLLLGDSPPLQYVPTIALNLETVENIRFGNYSLVLWDFAGQERFRKLWKFYFHGADVIFLVCDSTLRNVIISKDILKMIRRDAPKVPVFAIANKQDKPKAMKPEVVKKILGIPTYPMVAIDKARREEMLRLLMNAAAQYVGVSVPDLPPSEVLTFVDAEPSEVIKEQEEEIAKEDEDEVEVVETVLVDEDGRIIDESEGDYEVIEEVVEVVEEEKPAEEPVSEALAESEELLEMDDSVAADEIPGEKEDVPLQDEPSKKEESIAFSLETRQEVVDSETGHVDITWQSTGEIVEVERTGETSIIEKTEWDTRTVDYHQKTEKEALENGREMAKEIISEALDADDLVASDLEKASGEELDEALEAFSSDETLPTEEEDEKTTAEIEENTKEELEKILGDIECVVRSPKCDKKSGNSTEPDKEAIREMEEILGEMDSKEKLHRDLNSVRKQSDTDENRKSVEES
- a CDS encoding single-stranded DNA-binding protein (in Sulfolobus solfataricus this protein plays a role in promoter opening and RNA polymerase recruitment under specific conditions); translated protein: MKVEDVEPDSGIPELAVRVVSVAPARIIRTRSGRKTQLTEVLVGDETGTAVFTLWGFGAGSDVKAGQVLRITDGWAKQYKGKIQLSLGRSGEYETLEGDAGLPELSEILNNTKNNED